One genomic window of Choristoneura fumiferana chromosome 14, NRCan_CFum_1, whole genome shotgun sequence includes the following:
- the LOC141435117 gene encoding uncharacterized protein: MALALLLLMAVGASSANTPGGEVALANVTRFATGDLFALVSAECGMTRCMEVSHGTALPMGGEGCVCQCGRDTPAFREDQRICVDHIDECLMASFGRGATKPQIPLVFLPLKGQIMYPSKEIVFTDVDDAVCAVTSAQYLSPSGWVTLRDLLDNDVPFGLYRDEGSTFLQWRGSTALHSRLEGRLVAVHVLCSAPTPTRLAASCAAFRVAGASHTIDVRSIPFHAGEPVTAEPATQSQGLSVLEALAIGVCVLMLVFVYAAGIVFYIHYKQRQKRKDKDPEMNFSTTNSTDNGSTIDSRIGMDSMRMKTNPLMKLDGDFLNDAGLSDVSERTEETVDSYSSQKFQKTNPNIVSAMVHNSHRKKPVRPSVRATSTPERMTERLQRRSASPDTLERAPHSDLSIVDYRVENNTATQPPPQSNGEPVIRRKLYFNPVFFEAEHLKNPPPAALEFLVKIREVMAIAKEKMTSKRFIPILSDIPEEELYHTIDLGWDIPCARKGRRFSAISLKRENSRRAVHCGGCPGCDNSEKEQKSMALVRSNSCKTCVSDDYKQKIVRKWLDDVPLLPATTRPVKSVAKVIPRVVETTIENTSHHIPKPVRPEEPKALKITELNLKEAIPHIKEQQIMKEVRKEQDKKTVSKTVNSMDISTKEEPKSKALTMVTLDKRSPPSHGTRRVRKKLPPPPPPPSMPLELPKDEEVPIPPEVKVKMQAVIRELNQCRRAEPKELEEVQTETIAPIAPKIVIPVLAADSHYFSDDNLLADTCRREQFIDFDSLERNNILKKRRFSLACGPEISHKDINYEPNIHNARQRLSRSWRDVRTAVEDYQVSSTHSVDSEYENRSLPVSEVFINTMEPLYNNLPTPGALTIQVSGSPVENRRNVKEDFDPDTLDRKPRRESKKRVDKILLKSGGSFKHKLTEIENNQNKSPEVGFTRKIGSLRQIYEAKTKIQDDSLRLSFYERRGSVPYGNEEISRFVDSLKTPDLIRQVNGQKELRPPVPPKQRRGSDASPKFCTTRESPPGEKRRSLEERDRFPPYSRAENLNARRSGRRLARTRSRRTDLRKLYKTEDSGYMSTDSNESKRRARYLMQLRPKPIVLEPTMVPSITISNKTPPLQIESDTDDLESLCDGRSESGGESVETDSVFFGNFEESKQMLAELAMYSFDGQKRVQSQEQIDSGFMGETNIILSGDSDSEHRSVISIIAGRDGRASAASITKLDDPPFVHSVEC, encoded by the exons ATGGCGTTAGCGTTGCTTCTGTTGATGGCGGTTGGCGCGTCGAGCGCTAACACTCCCGGCGGAGAGGTGGCGCTGGCAAACGTTACGAGATTCGCCACTGGAGATCTTTTTGCTCTTGTCA GCGCTGAATGCGGCATGACCAGGTGTATGGAGGTATCACACGGTACAGCACTACCGATGGGCGGTGAAGGATGCGTCTGTCAGTGCGGGCGCGACACGCCAGCTTTCCGCGAGGATCAACGCATATGTGTCGACCACATCGACG AATGCCTCATGGCGAGTTTCGGCCGTGGCGCGACCAAGCCGCAGATTCCTCTAGTGTTCCTGCCTTTGAAAGGGCAAATAATGTACCCTTCGAAAGAAATTGTTTTTAcgg ACGTGGATGACGCGGTATGCGCAGTGACTAGTGCGCAGTACCTCTCCCCGTCCGGATGGGTTACCTTACGGGACCTTTTGGACAATGACGTGCCGTTCGGACTGTACCGGGATGAAGGCAGCACGTTTTTGCAG TGGCGAGGGTCAACGGCACTGCACAGCCGTCTGGAAGGTCGTCTGGTGGCGGTGCATGTGCTGTGTTCCGCTCCCACACCCACGCGGCTTGCTGCGTCGTGTGCCGCCTTCCGCGTAGCTGGTGCTTCTCATACTATTG ATGTTCGTTCAATACCTTTTCATGCCGGTGAACCGGTAACTGCAGAACCAGCTACACAAAGCCAAGGTCTTAGCGTTCTAGAAGCTTTAGCAATTGGCGTATGCGTGCTCATGCTGGTATTTGTCTATGCAGCAGGCATAGTTTTTTACATACACTACAAACAAAGGCAGAAGAGAAAAGACAAAGATCCAGAAATGAATTTCTCTACAACTAATTCTACTGATAATGGGTCTACTATAGACTCTAGAATAGGAATGGATAGTATG AGAATGAAAACAAATCCATTAATGAAATTGGATGGCGATTTTTTGAATGATGCCGGTTTGTCTGATGTCAGTGAACGTACCGAAGAGACTGTTGATTCATACAGTTCACAAAAG TTTCagaaaacgaatccaaacattGTATCTGCCATGGTTCACAACAGTCATCGCAAAAAGCCAGTGAGACCTTCTGTAAGAGCTACATCGACTCCAGAACGCATGACAGAACGCTTACAACGACGCTCTGCTTCTCCCGATACCTTAGAGAGGGCTCCCCATTCTGATTTGTCTATTGTGGACTACAGAGTGGAAAATAATACAGCAACCCAACCACCACCACAATCCAACGGAGAGCCTGTGATAAGGAGAAAATTGTATTTCAATCCAGTGTTTTTTGAAGCAGAGCACTTAAAG aaTCCACCTCCAGCAGCTTTAGAATTTCTGGTCAAAATTCGAGAAGTTATGGCTATCGCCAAGGAAAAGATGACATCGAAGCGATTTATTCCAATTTTGTCTGATATACCAGAAGAAGAGCTCTATCACACAATAGATCTTGGTTGGGACATTCCCTGTGCAAGAAAAGGCCGAAGATTTAGTGCTATCAGTCTTAAACGCGAAAATAGTCGACGAGCAGTCCATTGTGGTGGATGTCCTGGTTGTGACAACAGCGAAAAAGAACAAAAATCTATGGCATTAGTTAGATCTAATTCATGCAAAACGTGCGTTAGTGATGACTACAAACAAAAGATTGTTCGTAAATGGTTAGACGATGTGCCATTACTGCCTGCTACAACGAGACCTGTCAAATCAGTTGCCAAAGTCATTCCACGAGTTGTTGAAACAACGATAGAAAATACAAGTCATCATATTCCTAAACCAGTCCGACCTGAAGAACCAAAGGCTTTGAAAATaacggaattaaatttgaaagaaGCTATTCCTCATATAAAAGAACAGCAGATAATGAAAGAAGTTCGAAAGGAACaagataaaaaaacagttaGTAAAACTGTTAATAGTATGGATATAAGTACAAAAGAAGAACCAAAAAGTAAAGCTCTAACTATGGTAACACTTGATAAAAGAAGTCCACCCAGCCATGGCACTAGACGTGTTAGGAAGAAACTGCCACCACCACCTCCTCCACCTAGCATGCCACTAGAATTACCAAAGGATGAAGAAGTACCAATACCCCCCGAAGTTAAAGTTAAAATGCAAGCGGTCATACGTGAGCTAAATCAATGCCGCAGAGCAGAACCCAAAGAACTGGAAGAAGTCCAAACCGAAACCATTGCTCCTATTGCTCCTAAAATTGTAATCCCAGTTTTAGCAGCTGATTCACATTATTTCAGTGATGACAACTTGCTCGCTGATACATGTAGACGTGAGCAGTTTATCGATTTTGACAGTTTGGAAAGGAACAATATACTCAAAAAACGGAGGTTCTCTTTGGCTTGTGGTCCTGAAATATCCCATAAAGATATAAATTACGAGCCTAATATACATAATGCTCGACAAAGATTGTCCCGCAGTTGGCGTGATGTTAGAACAGCAGTTGAAGACTATCAGGTATCTAGCACACATTCAGTAGATTCTGAATATGAAAATCGTAGTCTTCCTGTAAGTGAGGTTTTCATTAACACAATGGAACCATTGTACAATAATCTGCCTACCCCAGGAGCTTTGACTATTCAAGTAAGCGGGTCACCTGTTGAAAACAGACGTAATGTAAAAGAAGATTTTGATCCTGATACACTTGACAGAAAACCAAGGCGCGAGTCTAAAAAACGCGTCGACAAGATACTTTTGAAATCAGGTGGCAGCTTCAAACATAAGCTTACTGAGAttgaaaataatcaaaataagtCTCCTGAGGTAGGTTTTACGAGAAAGATCGGTAGTCTGAGACAAATCTACGAAGCTAAAACGAAGATACAAGACGATTCGTTGCGCTTGTCATTTTATGAAAGACGCGGCAGCGTTCCATACGGGAACGAAGAAATATCTAGGTTCGTCGATTCTTTGAAGACTCCGGATCTGATACGACAAGTTAATGGACAAAAGGAGTTAAGACCTCCGGTCCCGCCGAAACAACGACGTGGTTCAGATGCCTCTCCTAAGTTCTGTACGACTCGAGAAAGTCCTCCTGGTGAAAAACGACGATCATTAGAAGAAAGAGATCGGTTCCCTCCATACTCAAGGGCAGAGAACCTCAACGCTCGACGATCTGGCCGCAGATTGGCCAGAACCAGATCAAGAAGAACAGATTTGAGAAAACTCTACAAAACTGAGGACTCCGGGTACATGAGCACAGATTCTAATGAATCAAAACGTAGAGCAAGATACCTAATGCAATTGAGGCCGAAACCTATTGTACTTGAACCCACAATGGTGCCATCTATAACGATATCGAATAAAACGCCGCCTTTGCAAATAGAATCTGACACTGATGATTTAGAATCCCTTTGCGATGGTCGCAGTGAATCTGGTGGGGAGAGTGTGGAGACAGATTCAGTTTTCTTTGGCAATTTTGAAGAATCAAAACAAATGCTGGCTGAACTGGCAATGTATAGTTTTGACGGACAAAAACGAGTTCAGAGTCAAGAGCAGATTGATTCTGGATTTATGGGAGAAACTAATATAATTCTGAGCGGGGATAGTGACTCCGAGCACAGAAGTGTCATTTCTATTATTGCGGGACGAGACGGGCGTGCCTCTGCTGCTTCTATTACAAAATTGGATGATCCGCCATTTGTACATTCCGTTGAATGTTAA